One window from the genome of Sphingomonas lacunae encodes:
- a CDS encoding protein-disulfide reductase DsbD family protein, producing the protein MQFFGDKSMMPWRSLAQLMLALLLMPTVAAAQPLAQGMAGASAPHIRAEFIAESDRPAPGRTIDVAISMIPEPTWHGYWLNGGDAGFGMQVTWSLPPGVAIGKLAYPTPETLVIAGLMNHVYERPYALIAPLTVDPNVAPGTRLPIRGEANWLACTDQVCVPERGAFTLTLIAGDGAVSAERQAQFDLWRATIPQPLNGPARYEVVDGKLRLSVPLPGSLQISAPHLFIEEPRINKPGAAQAFSRNGDHVIIVTEAGPDLAPGSDFHGLIRIADGRGLAFVAKAGEVGPAGEPLGSVPAAGTGLWPQSAGDRGASIDAAATGFSLTLFVTALIGSIVGGLILNIMPCVFPILSLKALALARAGGEERHVRREGFAYTAGAVLTCIILGTILLLLRAGGEAAGWAFQLQRPESVVLLTVLMAAITANLAGLFSFGSLSFNLGRASRTDHVAEENPTKNAFLTGALAAFVATPCSGPLLGAALGATLVLPGWASLLIFGGLGLGLALPFLLLALVPGLRTRLPKPGPWMETMRRWLAVPMALTALALVWLLGRQVGQTGWLVGGLAIGLTLASGWWAGRMQAKGTMASPAFLAMAASIVPLSLLLPLPPTTASDETATGVIGGQSWSESRLQQALASNKPVFVYFTADWCVSCKVNEASSIEREETTEAFRAAGVTVLKADWTNADQSITRELAKHGRNSVPLYLWYRPGQPSPEILPQILTPAMLVDRARAVN; encoded by the coding sequence GTGCAGTTTTTTGGTGACAAGTCGATGATGCCATGGCGCTCTCTGGCCCAACTGATGCTCGCGCTGCTGCTCATGCCGACAGTAGCAGCGGCGCAGCCGTTGGCCCAGGGAATGGCCGGAGCCTCTGCGCCGCACATCCGCGCTGAATTCATTGCCGAAAGCGATCGTCCTGCACCCGGGCGGACAATTGATGTCGCCATCAGCATGATACCAGAACCAACCTGGCACGGCTATTGGCTGAACGGAGGTGATGCCGGCTTTGGTATGCAGGTCACATGGTCTCTGCCGCCAGGCGTTGCCATCGGGAAACTCGCCTATCCGACGCCCGAGACGCTGGTCATCGCCGGGCTGATGAACCATGTTTACGAGCGACCCTATGCGCTGATCGCGCCTTTGACGGTCGACCCCAATGTTGCCCCTGGCACGCGCCTGCCGATCCGCGGGGAGGCGAATTGGCTGGCCTGTACCGATCAGGTGTGCGTTCCCGAACGGGGCGCATTCACCCTGACACTGATAGCGGGTGATGGAGCGGTCTCGGCTGAACGTCAGGCCCAGTTCGACCTTTGGCGCGCTACCATACCCCAGCCCCTGAACGGGCCTGCGCGCTATGAGGTGGTCGATGGAAAGCTCCGGCTTTCGGTCCCGCTGCCCGGCAGCCTGCAGATCAGTGCCCCGCACCTGTTCATCGAGGAACCGCGCATCAACAAGCCCGGCGCGGCACAGGCGTTCAGCCGCAATGGCGACCATGTCATCATCGTCACCGAGGCTGGTCCTGACCTTGCGCCCGGCAGCGATTTCCACGGGCTGATCCGCATCGCTGACGGGCGCGGCCTGGCGTTCGTCGCCAAGGCAGGTGAGGTCGGCCCGGCAGGCGAACCGCTGGGTTCAGTCCCGGCAGCAGGCACGGGTCTGTGGCCACAATCGGCAGGAGATCGCGGGGCTTCCATTGATGCGGCGGCGACCGGCTTTTCGTTGACGCTGTTCGTCACCGCGCTGATCGGCTCGATTGTCGGCGGTCTCATCCTCAACATCATGCCCTGCGTCTTTCCGATCCTCAGCCTCAAGGCGCTGGCGCTCGCGCGCGCCGGCGGCGAGGAACGGCACGTCCGCCGAGAGGGATTTGCCTATACCGCAGGCGCGGTGCTGACCTGCATCATCCTTGGGACTATCCTGCTGCTACTGCGCGCCGGCGGAGAAGCGGCGGGCTGGGCATTCCAGTTGCAACGGCCCGAATCGGTCGTCCTGCTGACCGTGCTGATGGCCGCGATCACTGCCAATCTCGCCGGTCTGTTCAGCTTTGGCAGCTTGTCCTTCAACCTTGGTCGTGCCAGCCGGACCGATCATGTAGCCGAGGAAAATCCGACCAAGAATGCCTTTCTCACCGGAGCATTGGCTGCTTTTGTAGCCACGCCATGCAGCGGCCCCCTGCTCGGCGCAGCGCTTGGTGCCACGCTGGTCCTGCCAGGCTGGGCCTCGCTGCTGATCTTTGGCGGACTTGGCCTGGGTCTCGCCTTGCCTTTCCTCCTCTTGGCGCTGGTTCCCGGCTTGCGCACCCGCTTGCCCAAGCCGGGCCCATGGATGGAGACAATGCGCCGTTGGCTGGCGGTACCAATGGCATTGACCGCGCTGGCATTGGTCTGGCTGCTTGGACGCCAGGTTGGCCAAACCGGCTGGCTAGTCGGCGGGCTGGCCATCGGACTGACGCTGGCATCTGGCTGGTGGGCCGGGCGGATGCAGGCCAAAGGCACCATGGCCAGCCCCGCCTTTCTCGCCATGGCGGCCAGCATCGTGCCGCTCAGCCTGTTGCTGCCCTTGCCACCAACCACCGCTTCGGATGAGACCGCAACCGGAGTAATCGGTGGACAGTCGTGGAGTGAATCGCGACTTCAGCAGGCATTGGCCAGCAACAAACCGGTCTTCGTCTATTTCACTGCCGACTGGTGCGTCAGCTGCAAAGTCAATGAGGCCAGTTCGATCGAACGGGAAGAAACGACCGAAGCCTTCCGTGCAGCGGGCGTAACGGTGCTGAAAGCGGATTGGACCAATGCCGACCAGAGCATCACGCGCGAGTTGGCAAAACATGGCCGCAACAGTGTGCCACTTTACCTGTGGTACAGGCCTGGCCAGCCAAGCCCGGAAATCCTGCCGCAAATCCTTACGCCCGCAATGCTGGTCGATCGGGCAAGGGCTGTGAATTGA
- a CDS encoding TlyA family RNA methyltransferase, with amino-acid sequence MPKIRADQLIVERGIAESRARAQALIMAGLAFVGDRKIDKAGQMLADDAEIIMKGRDHPWVSRGGIKLDHALAELGWDVTGTVAMDVGSSTGGFTDVLLTRGAARVYAIDSGSNQLAWKLRQDGRVIVHEQTSARILTGQHVPEPIDLIVCDASFIALSKVLPVPLSFARPGARLVALVKPQFEAERGEVGKKGVVRDPVVHRRICDAARDWIISMGWHVEAMLTSPITGPEGNVEFLLAATRTGGDEAPIGIITESRE; translated from the coding sequence ATGCCCAAAATTCGTGCCGATCAGCTGATTGTCGAACGCGGTATCGCGGAGAGTCGGGCGCGGGCACAGGCGCTGATCATGGCAGGGCTGGCTTTTGTCGGTGACCGCAAAATCGACAAGGCGGGCCAGATGCTCGCTGATGATGCCGAGATCATCATGAAGGGTCGTGACCATCCCTGGGTCTCACGCGGCGGCATCAAGTTGGACCATGCGCTTGCCGAGCTGGGGTGGGACGTTACCGGTACAGTGGCGATGGATGTCGGCAGCTCAACTGGCGGCTTTACCGATGTATTGCTGACGCGTGGCGCCGCGCGGGTTTATGCCATCGACAGTGGCAGCAATCAGCTGGCGTGGAAGTTGCGGCAAGACGGCCGGGTCATCGTACATGAACAAACCAGCGCCCGGATCCTGACCGGCCAGCATGTGCCCGAACCAATCGACCTGATCGTTTGCGACGCCAGCTTCATCGCCTTGTCCAAAGTGCTGCCGGTGCCGTTGTCTTTTGCACGGCCAGGTGCCCGTCTGGTCGCGCTGGTCAAGCCGCAGTTTGAGGCGGAGCGCGGCGAGGTGGGCAAGAAAGGTGTCGTGCGCGACCCTGTTGTGCATCGACGGATCTGTGATGCGGCGCGTGACTGGATCATTTCGATGGGGTGGCACGTTGAGGCGATGCTGACCAGTCCGATCACCGGACCGGAAGGCAATGTGGAGTTTCTTCTTGCCGCAACACGGACAGGCGGTGATGAAGCGCCGATAGGGATCATTACGGAGTCGCGTGAATGA
- a CDS encoding TspO/MBR family protein has translation MNEIASAGQLRMSLFRWILVCVPLLVVLGSLSGIISNSGYSNAWFTSLDRPDIVPPGWVFGAVWTTLYIMMGLALAMIINARGAAGRGRALALFAAQFLLNLAWSPLFFGAHQVSLAFWLILAILGLTIATSFAFAAIRKTAAWLLVPYMVWLSFASILNYKIDQLNPDAENKVPPAASATISIEQSGR, from the coding sequence ATGAACGAGATAGCCTCGGCAGGCCAATTGCGCATGTCTTTGTTTCGCTGGATTTTGGTTTGCGTGCCATTGCTGGTCGTACTTGGAAGCCTGTCAGGCATCATTTCCAACAGTGGCTACAGCAATGCCTGGTTCACATCACTCGACCGCCCGGACATCGTTCCACCGGGCTGGGTGTTTGGTGCCGTTTGGACCACATTGTACATCATGATGGGCCTAGCGCTGGCAATGATCATCAACGCCCGGGGCGCGGCAGGCCGTGGGCGGGCATTGGCCCTGTTTGCGGCCCAGTTTCTTCTCAATCTCGCCTGGTCGCCACTGTTTTTCGGTGCCCATCAGGTGAGCCTCGCCTTTTGGCTGATCCTGGCCATCCTGGGCCTTACCATCGCCACTAGCTTTGCTTTTGCCGCTATTCGCAAGACAGCGGCGTGGCTGCTGGTGCCCTATATGGTGTGGCTCAGCTTCGCCTCGATCCTCAATTACAAGATTGATCAGCTCAATCCGGATGCGGAGAACAAGGTTCCGCCAGCAGCAAGTGCGACGATCAGTATCGAGCAAAGCGGCCGCTAA
- a CDS encoding accessory factor UbiK family protein, producing the protein MQSQNKFFDDLSKALNGAAGTLAGMAKEAGEAARERAREFVGEMDFVSREEFETLKDMLTESRNEVASLKARIEALEGGSTKSTTSKARKKPATKD; encoded by the coding sequence ATGCAATCGCAGAACAAATTTTTCGACGATTTGTCGAAGGCGCTCAATGGGGCGGCGGGCACGCTGGCTGGGATGGCCAAGGAAGCCGGTGAGGCCGCGCGCGAGCGGGCAAGGGAATTCGTCGGGGAAATGGACTTTGTCAGCCGCGAGGAATTCGAAACACTGAAGGATATGCTGACCGAATCGCGCAATGAAGTGGCGTCACTCAAAGCTCGCATAGAGGCTCTTGAGGGCGGCTCGACCAAATCCACAACAAGCAAGGCACGGAAAAAGCCAGCCACAAAGGACTGA